The segment CAcctttttgtttatagaaacatGGAGATCGAACACCTCGATACTCAAAAACTGAGCCGCTCGCCGTTTGCTGTTAAAATAGTAAGGGTGTTTTCGCCTATGCTAATTTGGATTCACTTGGAAAATAGTAAAGAATCCTTCCAAAAAATGATGGAGGACTTCAACCAGCGGATGAACAAACGCCGATTCTTCCACTCGAATACAAAACTAGGTGACATTGTTGCTCTTGAAACAAAAGGAGGATGGCAACGCGGCATCGTTACGAAGATGAACGGAGATGAGACAGTGCAGATAGGCCTCCGAGACTGGGGCGTGTATATTCGCCATGCAACAGCTGAACTCTACCATCTCGAGGAGAGGTTCAGAGAACATTACTGGCAAGCTGTGCCATGTAGCTTAGCCTACACAGCCCCCGCCACTACAGGACCCACATGGTCTCGTAGGACCATAAATGTCACTCGAAGCATCGCAGAACAGCAAACCGGAATTATGCAGATAATCAAACCAATTCGGGACGAAGGTGCACTCATCAAATTAGATATCAAGAATGAAACTAACAACGTTTACCACAACCTCAGAgacttattaatagaattaggaGTTGCGCAAGAAATAGCGAATATAGCCACACACACCGTACCATCCGCGTTGAGTTAAAACGCATAAgaatatacacataattagTGCTATAATCacaaataataactaataaaaataacaaaaaatatacatatgtatatatatatattatgtttgttattaggcaaaagaaaagttttttttaaaaaaaaaaaaaaaaaaaaaaaaggggaaaaaaaaatttatataactatcttttataaaaaattatctttaaattatcttctataaaaaaggaaaatacataaatatatatacatatatattcaatagtaTAAGTAATAaccataatattatacacacacatacatacatatatatatatatatatatacacatatatacacgtttaaaataatgttaagaaatatctatatatacatatatctctatatatcaaacatatatatagtacaaaaaaaaaaagaaagaaaaaaaaagaaggtttTACTATCTAcctcaataaataatcaaacatatatatatacatatatatagatacatacttctaaaagcatatatatatatatatctaagtaaataagcaaaataattaacttagacGTAGGCTTAACTTCTAGTAAATATTCTACTTAATacatacacaaataaataatatcgtatACTTAAGGGATTTTCATATATCCGTAATCCTCTCATAAGTAAATCTTAGATAAAGTGGAATCCTtttcattaacaatttgcTATAGGGAGAATTACTTGATGATCAGTCACAGTATAGAATGTCAGAGTACcaacttttacaaatacaaaaaagagagagaaagaagaagaaatatctATACATACATCGAGGAGTAATGTGCCACTAATCCATTTGACGCTACACTGAAAGATCACCCTGGAGTCTGCTCGCTGCTCACGGAACTTAATGTACGACTGCCCTGATTGGGAAAATACGTTAATTGTGGTAGACTACCACAATTCCCGTCACCAGTGTTGTCATAATCCGGTGACTAAGGACAAACCTGAGTACGCACCTACCACATCACCCTACCTGATCCATGAGATCAACCCATGTGAAGGTTGcggaaactttattaataacaatgaaGATAAGAAGACTGTACAGAGAAGTTCCTGTGTGAAGATGAAAGCCGAGCTGGGGCCAAGGGATGGAGAAGATAAGTGACTATCCAGAAAAGCAATAAAAGGGAACATGTGGTTGGACTGACCTGCGGGCCTTCGTACGTGACATTTTGGGACACGATTATCACGTAAATAAAACtccatcttttcttttctatacTCATTTTACCATGTTCTATCAAACATTTAAAGGGATTCCACGGAAGAAGGCTTCACCAAATCCTTTAtagtagatttttattattagaaataaagtcgaaagaaaaatatatatatatatatccagtATGTAAGcgacagcaaaaaaaaaaaaagaacgaaaggaATAAGGAAGGGGTTTTGGAGGTCgcctttcctttccttctctttaACAAACAAACAGTGTAAGAACGATTCGGCATCTTAAATGGGAATGttaaccgaaaaaaaaaagggggaaaagaatctatctttaatttaattgcaaatgttgCATACCCCCAACATTTGTCTAAGGTGGGgggtgttacgtcctgatcagacttcacgattcttttcttttatttaaataccagacctagtaaacacgggaccaacaaaaaacttttaaagaatattataacgccagagctgtttttctcacgagacaccatgagctcgaactttcttacagagaaaaatagcaagggggatagatatttgaaaataccttggtcggtcagcgtgcctatcgtcgtcagaaaaatcataaaagtcaaaacttgcggtaaccggagtctttagtcgactccagatgtttaaagtaggaaataaaaactggcacTAGCTAGCCATATACTTGGATTCTGCCTACGGGAACCCTAATAGATAGGATTTTACCGAGTGACGATCGGGTAATGACCACAGTCGCACGCCTAGAAGGcatgacacctgatacggtgcacgtgttcagtaggtctgggaaaccgagatgcattaatcgcactctccacgcgaccccagggccacgcgacagtcgtaaactgtcaaatttattagatcagtgacccaaggcctcgcgaactcatataccgattctcaaccctccaatccgaaagccgggaatcggggcaagcacctctatagaccacccttcattccgtcgtacggtctaaagactacgcccacctagatcttaagacactgagatgcaccccacctatactaattaacaccaaccgggttacgccacctcaaaaacctacccccatcgcatatggacccgaaacgacgctattccttattcgttagggccccttttcttcctacccccattccaagtaacttaattacctaaacctaatcctattagttaaaaatgacgccatcctcccccacattaaaaatcttctcacaagactaattcctattcgatccccgcttcaaaaacctaagattttccaaatggatccaccccaaggaaagggtataaaaacccgtgttttggTGGCTCCAAGCGCAATTATACCCAATTAGTCACTCAGTTATCAACCAAGTTTTGCCAAGTCCTTAAGACAGTTTTCCGGGTAGTTCTggccgcgaaataaaaaaaaaaggtcgATACTTTGTCACGACCAAGTAGAGGGTtcatcaccctgacgacaccatccagcagcagggtgcccacacgttgacaaaagggtccgacgcctacacaccatccctcaacggggcgcctgctcaaaACCACCGTACACATTCAACTCAATCCGAAAGTATCCTGTAACGAGTAAGTTagttcatttgttttatttttcctctctttattattattttgtgctcCGTCCCTATAAACTTTGTTGTGCTATTTATCAGTGAGAACTAAAAATTTGCCGCGACTCAACAATCGGCGGAATCGCTCGGACCTTTCGGCATTCGCTCTCTGCATAGCTATATTCCTCCCACCATACCTTAGATACGCGGCGAGGGTCACCGTAAGACCCGTTAGAATTAGGCGACACACCCCACGTAGTAACTCTCGTATAACCACACACACTCAAACCGACCCACCTCCCGTATCACCATCGATTCCTCAGGaatctcctcaacaatctcctcaacaatctcctcaacaatctcctcaacaatctcctcaacaatctcctcaacaatctcctcaacaatctcctcaacaatctcctcaacaatctcctcaacCCTTTCTTGACCTTTCACCACTTCCTACCCCCAGGTCCATCTCTCCGATCCTTGAAGAGCTCCTGGACTACAGACCCCCTTCGCCTGTCCGTTTCCACCCTCCTCCAGCAGAGGCTCAACTGGAGGAACTCCCACATAACGATCCGGAGTTTGACAACATATCCGTCAACTCCGAAGCCACCACCATTGAATACGTCGAGCCTCCTCCGCATCTTCCTAACCCTGAATTTACAGGGTTTGATTTCTTAAATCTAGTCCTTTCCCCTGAGGAATAAtccacatacacacacacacacacacacatttgtaaagaatacacaaataaaattattagcacctgcaattaagaattaagttttgtatcctaattataaattcaatcaaattaaaatgttgtctttaataaattaaacttttgttctttttcatttaaccacaccctcctcgttcgtcacccccctcacaccttccctctcaaattgcgcacaaaggttccgccccgggtaatagggattcaattccttgacccaaaaaggggaccacgagcggttgacttgttgacggagtaaaaacgactcttccagtcgctgacccgtcgcaagtcctaaacgtgccgctcggctcgtgcggtcaggtccgtttacgttgatcgccgagcccaacgaaaaaattctacatctatcaggacgtaacactactatataaatgttttgtatcaaaattcaaaatataccCAGATAGCACAAGTATCTTAAAGACATCTTTTAAACtcttagttttttaaatgtctttAAGGCATTTGTGCTGTCGGGATACTTAGTAAAGATATAGGTTAGAGGTTAGAACTACAATATTACGATTATTATGTTATACGCAATTATATTACTActaaatatcttttatgtaaaaagaattattaagtataaagatttataaatatttaattgtatattgaaTAGGTATTGTAATAGCCAACTTACATCTTCAATGTTCAATcggaacaaaatatatttatcacaaaaagaaaaatgtaagagaGAATCTTATTAATAACTAGATCAAGAGTACCTTGCTGTTAATGAAGTCTAATGAATTCCCACATAGCAAAGATCTCCCCAGGACAGcccaatttgatcgaaatgGTCCCAGTCTGATCCAGAGCAAAACGTTATCCGTAGGATTACCTGAGGGTATCTCGTGTAGCATGTCCTgtggatatcttatgtacgatctccgcaggacatcccattttgatcaaaatgatccgaacgatacagatcgataataaatagttattcgtaggatttcctgaagatatttctagcacaaaaaaatatacgtacattaaaattgctgtttcttcaaatttagcaaaagatttcttacataaatattttctagtaagacatttttttgcttaatttgaacagagaacaaatttaattttgtgtgcatgcgtagacacacatataacatacaaatataattttaatccgtcCATTTGTTAAGATTAAAGTACAAGTAAAGTACAAGTATTCAAGTATCAAAGCACAagtattttttgtacaagtaaaaaaaaatatgcagctgcatgttgcaaattacatattttttcttaaaagcaacaatgtgttttctttatatcaattgattcgtctcattattttatgcataaaagtattaaggtaagattcccgaaaattgaatgttttacaagatattttgtattttgtgtcaaaatgctgtaactttcaagcctcataactcgaaaagtatttaatgaaaaataacttcattatagtgtttcggaaacgtcttgacaccagctttaagaatatgtaatagaaaataggagtttttatttaagatttcaaaattgACCTTTGCGGTGtccttcaaggtcacatgaaggtcattttaatataaccatataatatACCACTTaatatactaaaacttttgtattaaacattttcttccataatcattattttccaagatatttgaatgttacggaactttctcccatcACTGTATAAGATTACCGCTTTTTGATTACCTAACCTTTTTCAGATTGACAACTCGAATCGAATTCTAGTGTCGTAGATCGGTGAACATTGAGATTAACGTAGGCAGTGAAGTGTGAGTTTTGTGCTGTGATTCTCCcttaaaaaacggaaaaagacGCATAAGCGATAACATATAAGGCGTCAGGAACTAATAAAttgacagataattattaaaatctaaaattattatatcatacgcAGGttatctttctatatatatcataaataaggtTATGTTTGAGAGATGTTGGCTAGTAGAACACCactactacaatttttatttatatattttatattaatttttgtgctatatatatatttatagcacaattatatatatataatttctacaaataagtTAGTTTTACGTATGTAATACTACCCACACGGAACATAATATCCAATGGACGTCCATATAATCTCCATAACTCCATACTACATCTATCTCTACGATGGATATTGGATaggtttctattaaaaatccATATTATTTCCATGATAAATGACGATATAAATCCATCATAAATGTCTATTAGACATCTGTTATCGATGTTTGATAGAAGTATCAGTATCCATAGTAACGGATATTGTTAGGGCATTGTTGAtgtcaaacgtttcggctgatcattcagccatcttcagtgctaacgttacaaatctgtttagtagaaagattgtggtttcaattcgtcattaataaaattatttggaagtaaagtcacaaatgtgattgcgagatagtcttgtttatgtGGGTGTTAACCATAGACTTATATGAATAGACGGAGCATTGCCTATCCCCTCCTAAGAAAAACGTGTCCCTGAGCGAGTAATCGGACTGCGATAGAAATAGGGAGTGTACCAgcgttctctctcttcttcgcgCATGCGCTGTTCCGAAAAAATGTAGGGAAATAAAGAACTCaagtaaacataatttattatgaaacaaaatgcaaatgtgcaaatacatatacacacatatacatttgcattttgtttaacaataaattacatttacataaaatttatctaaaaaatattttttgtttttatatcattttatatttttattcaatgtatagaaatataatttataattaaaaattttattttaataaaactgcattagttataaaaatagtaattagttataattaattataaaattacaaattaaataaataataaatttacaaataaaaatctattatataattaatatattaattataatttaattgtaaattaaataattatttaacttacaattaaaatttttaaacataaaataattatatataataaaacaaaaaattattttttgcaacaaaattaaaatacaaaagcatttatttgaaatatataattttcttacatgtaaaaaaaattatattgtatgtaataaagagaaaatataattgtaccgaaattgaaaaatacacaaatttattcacaaaatCCAGTCTGATACTtacttatacatacatataataaaagaacaaaaactattttttttcatcaaaattaaagattataaaatatataatctgcttacatataataaaagaacaaaactACTTTTGCATCAAAGTTAAAGAATACACgcattcatttataaaataatctgcttacatatttttagaagtattatatattgtaatttattataatttttatttacaaaaattaatacataatgtacatgtgtaatatatagattcgttactttataaagaaattttgtttatatacatacactgAGTTTTCGTTCTATatcatttgatattaaattttgttctttcaaATGAAGcaataggttttttaaatttgttatttttttcttatatctttgacattttttttccaatgtaCCATTCCGTTGttttaattgtgtaatatgTTTTGTTGTCAATtccaaatattgttttaatcgTTCAGGATTTTCTAGATTCCATGATTTAATATCCCCAAGATAACGTGGCTTTCCTATTCGAGGACGTCTAATGGGAATGTTGTGTtgcttttttctataaatttattttattattaataattttattatttctattaattataaagtagcaaagaataaaaaatagaactagaaaaaataaaactatcattaataataagtataataatattacctttccttttttaaagggttttcttgaaaattatcagtttgttttatattttgattttcaatttcCAATAAACTTTTACTTGTACAGAGTTGTTCTTGATCAGTATATGtttgtgtatttatttctttatgtgtattattttttttaagtaaagttTCATtcattgtataaaattgatttttagtagtatatatttctgttgtacttatttctttattatagtgatcaatatcaaaattcgTATCAGAATCTATAGCTAATATTGGTACAGCATctgatttcaaatatttcctGTCTGGATTAGATATTATTGAAGGTTTATATGACGCAGCATCAAAATGTAactcacaaataaatatatttttaatttctcgccACGCTGTCccatgtttaaattttataaaatctatccatttttttttaatttcttctttagtaGGTAATCTGtaatagaagaaaagaaataattataaaaattctattaatgtCCAAgtgatattaacaaatatatcacattaaatgtaagtaacgaatttaaaatttctctcttgtatttacattaaaggattcattactttttctgtaattttataactttacatagcaatgttttacataaaatttgtttaaaaatatatttaaaagtacttttatacaattgtaaaataaaggtTAGGATGCCAAAGCTGATATATGAGAGTAGtaaatgtgaataaatataaatatgcgtTGGTTAGAATAAATACTTActtatatatgaaaaagtaTTCCTTTATTTTGTTCACAACTGCACACTGCACATTTTCAAggcatttttataacatattgaaTGAAGAGCAAATATGTTGCTGTGTATTTGATGGAAAAGCTAACACTATAAGCATgcgcgaagagagagagagcgctgGTACACTCCCTATTTCTATCGCAGTCAGATTACTCGCTCAGGGACATGCTTTTAGCGGTATGCTCCGTCTATTCATATAAGTCTATGGTGTTAACAGAGTGTCACCATGTTCTCGACTGTCTCACAGTTCTCGACTGTCTCACAGTCGTGACAATCTGTTAACACCtacataaacaagactatctcgcaatcatatttgtgattttacttccaaataattttattaatgacgaattgaaacTACAATCCATCAAAgctctatgaaatatctatggaACATCTATGATTGCTCCATATGAtatctatgaatatatttaatggatGTCGAATGGAGGTATGTAATGCGAAACTGTGAATGTCTAGTAGACATTTATAGGAGATTAcatagacatctaatagagGTTTCGAATCTCCATGATGGACATCTAGTGGATATGCATTAGAACTTTTTGTTCCGTGTgggtatgtatatgtatagtatagtgaaaataggattcaacattattgttttaaattatattgcagaaGGAGTTCgcttatttacagtaaaaaaaaagactataggtactaatatttaagtcataattaaatattgcgtaaacaaggtaacataatattcttaacttaTGGCATAAACAAGATAACATAATACATGCATCTTTAAGAATAActagttctttgaaaaatgacaagaattatgtacaatatgtaggaaatataaatgtttgttttgttaataaatttagtgaatgtataacttataaacaattaaatatatactacgtatatatatatatatatatatatatatatatatatatatacccacACATACAAACACATAAACACACACTTAAACACATAGATATTTACACTAATAAACctatacataatgcatatacatataatacatacattagatttagttattaaattataaaaattagattaacttcccatctaattcattaaacatctagtttaaaaaaattaaaaatatattgagagatatatgtttatatttatgttatataaatgtttatacgtatttgtaggtgcagttcaattaaaatacccgCAAGCTACCGAGCACGAAATTTCGGAACCAATTAAATCATGGCTTCGTCATgcaactgaaaaaataaaaaaactgaatgctgcacaataaaatattcaatacttttttattatattttgttcatgtgtataatttatacataatattagcaattttatgtataaaatattatgtatgtaatattattcatattaagttataatatttagtaatattaagtttattaaattatatctaacactgtgactagtgcaattttgaaatgtacaagacgtatctttagttttcgtttttatatatacaaattttatttttattgtgactatttttacattatatagtaaataaaaaatttaaaaaaattacatattttataataaaatgtgcttcaaatgtactattatttatattacttatacgtactttaccttttttgaaatatgtctatttcttaaaataatgtaatataatagaagcttttattttgaagaaattttgctaataatctttcctttatgctcataaagatacttacatgtcaaatgtctatataaaatatttgaaaaaaatatgtattttgaaaaaatgtttcaaaaattgtttagttttaaaggagtaataaaaagtagtaataaaacaatatcttgatagtggtgtcattaaagcgagattgtcataattttttaaaatataaataataattaatatgaaacttttcgagagagaaagagagagacgttacttattaagattactgttttattgcttccttaacttaaaactaaacaatttctgtttaaatcttttaaaaaaatatattttttaaagacattttaaataaatatttaaaatagatatttttttgggtggtatttatagtccgattttatatttagaatcgtcttatgatttcattcaacaatgaaataatgttgcgcaaccattttgttgattgaataaggttttaaaatgattttgaatataagatcGGATTATTTACACCAtcctatattcaataattttatttggactttatctggataaaaaaagatatccaggggacattgttgggatctaatttaatcatatgtaggatatcccagggatatcccagggatttattttttgatgtcCTACGGATATCTGAAAAGCGGACATTCGGATATCCCACGGATGCCCTACGGATATCCTACGGCTTTGTACAGACATCCCagggatatctgaaaatcttttacattacatcccacggacatccgtaggatgaaattttgctatgtgggTTATGTCTATGtgcaataatttcattaaaataatttgcaagaaatgtacgatattttgacataaatacTTTGACAGTACCGCTCTCTCTGGTAGTATCAAATAACTAATTTCGCTCTTGCAGGAAATcatttgttctttatagctgcaCTGGAACTGTACTAAACAAGATAGTACAGATCAGACTATCTATCTGTCTTGTATTATCCTGTTATAATGCAATCCCAGTGCAGCAATAAAGGAACAAACCTTATATTTATCGATCgttttcgtaaaaatttcaCTTTAGTATGACATTAGACATTGATACactaagtaaaaaaaaattaagactgtaaatttgtaaataaaggacaaaattgtaatataaaggatacaatttaaaaaaaaaggacaaaattaagttttcaaGAAATGAATAAATCTAAAGGACAGCtacttga is part of the Linepithema humile isolate Giens D197 chromosome 3, Lhum_UNIL_v1.0, whole genome shotgun sequence genome and harbors:
- the LOC136999040 gene encoding putative uncharacterized protein DDB_G0290521, translating into MYDCPDWENTLIVVDYHNSRHQCCHNPVTKDKPEYAPTTSPYLIHEINPCEGCGNFINNNEDKKTVQRSSCVKMKAELGPRDGEDKYAARVTVRPVRIRRHTPRSNSRITTHTQTDPPPVSPSIPQESPQQSPQQSPQQSPQQSPQQSPQQSPQQSPQQSPQQSPQPFLDLSPLPTPRSISPILEELLDYRPPSPVRFHPPPAEAQLEELPHNDPEFDNISVNSEATTIEYVEPPPHLPNPEFTGFDFLNLVLSPEE